CTCGACAATAAAGTACTTTAATTCCATATGTTTGGCACATCTGGAGCACTTTTCGAGAAGTTTACTGCTGCAGCATTATCACTGAAAATTTTCTGCGGCTTGGTAAATGTATCGACAACCCAAagtcctaaaataaaattttgtagaCATAATGTATAAATGTTGGCTTATTAACATGCCACAAACTTTCTTTGCAGCTTTGCAGTGATAAATTCCAGGAATACATTGATATCTTCCTAACATTCCGACCACAAAGATAATATACAGTCTTGTGCAAGTTTTAACATACATGAAACATCCAGCAATAGAAGATTAAAGAAATGAGACAATTTCTTTTCATTCTACCTCATTCTTTGGGATTAAATTTGTCCCTTTTTTAATAGGAACTATTCTTGCTGAACAATTGTTAATGTTAAATATCTCCAGAACTCTTTCGATAATGCTTTTTTAAGACAATTTCAATAATCCATGTGATATATCACAGAATATTTCTATTCCTATTACATAGGATTTCTCAcccatatattttatttcaaagttcATGGAAAGAAAGTCTTTCGTCTCACGCAATATGCCTAAATCATTATCAACAAGTACATTGTCATAAACATACAGgactaaaaattaaaacttactCCCACTGGACTTTTGGTATATGCACCGATCAACAGTAAAttccttaaataaaaaaaatgttatactATTATTAAACTTTATATTCCATTATTGTGAGGCTTTTTTGAGtctatatattgaatttttaagcTTACAAACcattttctcttttcctttaattttgaaACCTTTTGGTTGGTCCATATAAACATCCTCATTCGAGGTCTACATCAATAAGGAGAGTTTTCACACCCATATATTGTAACTCTAAATCATAATGAACTACATAAGCCAAAACATTCTTAATGAGTCGTTCTTTGGGACCGGTAAAAAGGTCTATTTTTATTCAATGCCTCAGTTTTTAGTGTATCCCTTGGTAACATGTCTTGCTTTATATTGTTCAATGTTACCATTTGAATCTTGTTTTGTTTTGCAGACCCATCTTCACTCGATTATTTTAGAACATTCTGGTAATAGAACGGGATCCTATACATTGTTATATTCCATGGATTTTAACGCTTCATTCATGAGATCAATCCATTTATCAGCTTGCTCCAGCATGAAAGTTCCATTTTAGGTAACGACTATTTGTTTTCTCTGGCCtgtaaaaatgaaatcaaatctTTATTAATTCCAATATCAAAATTTGACTCttcaaaataaatcacataatgGCCGATATCCGCAATGACATTGTTTGTGGTTGATTTCCATTAGATAGATACTTGTGAGTTCGTTGCTTCTTGAAGTCTTTagaccaaatatttttcaacattGTTAAAGTGTTATTCAACAAGTGGAATAATAGTTGGGATTGGTGCGGAAGTAGGTACATTCATGAGAAATTAAATGTTTACCCTTACCTTATTAATTTCAACGCTTTGTCGTACAACACTACCACAAACTTCACTTTTCTCAACGAAATTTGCAAATGGACCTAGACGTTGTGCTAATTTGTTACAATTTCCATAATATTCACCACCTCTATCTGACCAGATGATTTTCACTTTCTTATCTAACTGTATTTCAACCTATTTAACGTACACTTCGAGTGCGTCTGCatcttgagatttttttttctttcaacaaatCGATAAATCCATAACATGAATAATCGATAaaggtgataaaatatttttatttctccaCCACAATATTGAAGATCAAAGGGTCCGCAAATATCAAAGTGTTTATTTTCAGAAGCTAAGTGTTCATTGTGGCACCTTTCTTGATATACTTGGTTTCCTTTCTTTTAATGCAATCCAAATATATATCAAGATCAATAAAATTCAGATTATGAAGAATCTCATTTTACTAactgttaaatattttttttagatacatGGAATCTCATTTTACTAacagtttaaatattttttttagatacatGACCCAAACATTTATGCCACATATAAGAACATTCATTTGGTGAACTACATCTAATTATTATCAAGTCTCAATctatataaatcataaataggaaaaccagaataataaaaaatactattcttatataaattgaaataaccATATCTAAACATAAATCAAATCCATAAATATCAAGTCTTAAAAGAGAAATCTTATTCCTAGAAACTTAAGGGACATAAAGAGTCAGTAATACATCAAGGTGATGTCCAGTCTCCAAGATCAAACAATAAGTCCCAGTGCCTTCAATTTTAACCTTCATAAAATTTTCCATGAACaagaatttcttttatttggatTCGCAGTTCGAATCATAGTGTAACTTGGCAACATAGTGGATACATGAGTAGTTGCACCATAATCAAGTCACCAAGTATTATTAGAAACTTCTACTAAATTTTATTCGAAACGTACAAAGGCAAAAAATTTACCTTTCTTTTCAAACAAAGCTTTACATTTGAAGAAACCTTTTATATAGTgtccttccttttttttttttaacataaatgaCAAATATCAACCTTGAGTTCATTATAAGCATCCTTTGAAACTTTAGCAggtgttttctttttctttaacttGTTGAATTTCATTTTAACTCCTTTACCAGCTCCTTGACCCATGTGGTTGATAGAATGACCTACTTGTTTCTTAAGTTTTGACTTATCTTGAGTAAGCATACTGGACAATTCACTAACATCCCACTTATCCTTAATACTGGTGTAGTTGATTTGAAATGGTTCATACTTAAGAGGCAATGTGTTCAGgataaaatgaactaaaaagtTGTCATCAACTTTCATCCCTAAGGTTCGAAGTCTTGTTGCAATGTTAGACATCTCGATGATATGATTTTTCATACTACACGACCCATAAAACTTCATGGTCGTCAGTTCAACCATTAGTGTACCAGCGAGAGATTTATCAGCAAAACAAGAACGTTCTACCACAAACATTAGGTATTTCCTAGCACTTTCTATTTGTTGAATAGTACACTAATGTTGGTAGCAACAACAATCCGAATGAACATAAGTTTCAATCTGTTAGAGCGCTCTGATGATTTATGAAAAGACTTCTTATCCTCACTACTCTTATCAGTAATGGCAGTGGACTTGTCATTCAGTAGGGCAATTCAAGATCCATCACACCTTAGTGGAAATGGACTTGTTCATTCCATTCAGAGAAGTTCAATCCATGGAGCAGAGTAAGTGACAAAGTGTGTGAATGAAAAGGAATAACTACAAATAGATATCCATGCTcacatatcaaaaaataatgtgGATTTAGTAAAATTGTAAAACTACATCGCAATTGACCTTTGGGTTGATACAGCCACACACTATCATAacttaaatatcatttttaaaatcttttatagtcaattaaataattttaaccaaacaTATACTACATCTTTGGATATACAATATATGTTTGATGGAATATATTAATTTACCTCATAATATTCAGTATTcgtaaaatgataaattcacCTTTTGGTAAAACATTTTTAAGGTCTAGCAATAGTGAAAGTAAATTTATCTAGTTATTCTATATATATGCATTTAACCTTTCATCGATAAATGATAATTTTCTGAGtgcatatttttctttaaagtaCTAGTTTGACCACTTTTGTGACTAAAAAGTTATATGAATGCAAATACatacataatttcataaaattttgtggATGTAAATAACTTTAAACATTTTAGTTTGACAtttttggtgactaacaaaccatagaaaaataatatatgcacAAGTTatcataaacatgatattataGACATTAATTTTCTCTAGTTTGGCCACTTTGGTGACTCATAAAGTATATAAATACAAAGaacacataacataataaaattttgtGCATGTAAATAATTTTAACGAGTTTAGTTTggccactttggtgactaacaaactatatgCATCAAGTAATGATAAACATGATATGTGTATACATTAATTTCTCAAGTTTGGCAAATTTAGTtactaacaaactatataaatacaaagCACACATGACATCTAAAATTTTGTGCATGTGAATAATTTTGAACATTTTAGTTTgaccactttggtgactaacaaactatagaaaCATAATTTGTGCATCAAGTGAACATAAACACGATATGTGGAGACATTAATTTCTCTAGTTTTGTCACTTgggtgactaacaaactatataaatacaaattacacgtaacatcataaaattttgtgtatgtgaataattttaaacattttagcttggccactttggtgactaaaCAACAAACTGCAGACACATAATACAtgcataaagtaaaaataaacattatatgTGTAGACATTAATTTCTCCAGTTTGttcactttggtgactaacaaaatATATTGCACTAAATACACACATATCATTTGTTACTTTGTATAACGAGCACTTTAATAATTGCacaatctaaaaaaatataataattacatATGGGAGaactaaaaattttcaaaatttgtgcaatctaaaagaaaatataattatttatttatttaggtaTGGTGGggataataactctttattACCCTACAAAGATTGATGATAATATCACAATCTTGAACAAGATACTCTTACATAGAGATTGTTAAGGGCACGTACTTGATGTGTAAGACATCATCACAGAGAAAAAGCGGAAGCGTTAGTCGTAAATTGTGTTTCTAACTCCTTGCCCTAACTTTATGTTATCAAATTCGTCAATGATGAAATTATTAAGGAGAATATGTGATTACCCTAATGGGTGGAGGGAGGACCAATTTATTGAGATTATGACTTAATTTGTTACGTCTGTCAACTAACCAATGTACGAACGACATTTAttccttattaaatattatttaaggtATTACTTGGATTACAAGTATACTTGGGTCAtaagtaagaaataattaataataattcttacatTTTTAGGGCTGAATTTCAGGTGATTGAGTGTGACCTATGCTCCTTTGTGCGAGTTAACGCTGAAAAACTgcatgtcttttttattttccccTTTTGGTTGGCGAATTATAGCTTAGTAAttgtacaaaataaattattctctGAAGTATATCGACTTtagatttaaaagaaattttcttGAATATTGGATTTGATAATGTCTTCGATGGTAGAATCGAATAATGTAATTTGATTAGCAACTTATTTCTATGGTATGTAGTGATTGATAAATATTCTTTTGCTGGTAATAATGATTTAAAGGGCTTCTTACGGCTAGGCGAGCCTCAGTGGCAGAGCTTTTTTCAAGAGGCCTATGCCCAAACGTTTGGCTGTTGAGTAGTGGTTGTTGTATGCATGTAAAATATACAGATTTGGCCAAGTTCATCCATGAGTTTTGAGTTCCAAGTGTATGAATTTTCACCACAATTGTTGAATTTGTTACAAAGATTAAAGTCTCTGAAACACCATTACGTCCTCCATGAAGTTGAATACACTTCCTTTTCGCATGTTAAACAACAACTTCAAGGTGTTGAATTTTGTGAGTCTTcttattatatatctttaatattgatatattatagTTGAAATGTATGGTTATCAACAAtctcaaattatataaaaataagaggaTATAAAGGATTTTGTATTACTTTTTGTGAATTGTTTTTTATGTATTAGTCAATGTTACTAGAAAGTGAAAGAACACCATGGCAATGTCATCTTCTATTGATCCATATAAAATGGTATTTAGGAAAAATGTGTATTAGATATTTCAATCTTAAATGAATAACGAGATTCGGATGTTCATACTAATAGAACTACTAGCAGTGGTAAGAATTTACAGCACAGTGCAATATACAACTGATCAAACCAAACCATATCGAGGGGCCATTGTTAAGGACAACAAGTACGTCATTCAGTTtggtaaaaataaaaacaacagcATATACATTCTAGATTTTACTCCCTTTAACTTCTTTTATGGGGTTAAACTTGTTCTCAATTCCTCTCAAATTATTCAGCAAGACAATCTAGCGGACAATGAAGGGGATGTACTACTGCTACAACAACTGTACGAGCACCCTGTTATTCTTTCAAAACGAGTAGCTGTTACTAAATAACGTAGTGGTAAGATCGTTTCCCTTTATTTATTGGATCCGGCTATGAATATCGTTTCACTTTATTTCTCAACATATTTTGTGCCCACAACTCTTAAGGTTGATAACGAGATACAATTTGACTATTTTAATCAACCCTTTATATTTGTAAGCTACTGCATTAATGGATTGGTATGATTAACTTTCCCACCATTCTAATCCACAATCCTTCAAGTTATTTATTAGTGTCTTTTAGCCCGGCAAAAAACGATGAACAATGCTCTTGGCTTATACTTTGAGAAACTCATCTGAATCGTCTTCACCCCATAATCTTTTATCTGTTGACGATGAAACTGAAGAGTTTATCTCGCTTATTTCATTGATATCAATGGcttatatataatgaatataatacTATAATTATGGAAACTAACTAGCTGTAAGTACGAAATAAATATACACCTAGCTATAAAGGAACTAAATATACACTTAACAAAGATAATATATACAATAATGCTAAGACTATCCCGACAGTCCTCAAATAACACCAAAGGAAGACTCTTAGTGAACATGTCTGCAATCGGATAACACGAGGAGACAAGTAGCACTCAAACTTAGCTACGAGACACCTTTTTTCGGACAAAGATGTATATCCATTTCAATGTGCTTAGTGTGTTGATGCTGAATAGGATTACCAGCACGATATATGGCACTATGATTATCACAATACACCAATGTAGCCTGTTCTATAGGACAATGAAGTTAAAGCATCAAATTTCGCAACCAACACTTCTAAAAAACCACATTGGCTACCCCTCGATATTCTACTTCTGCACTAGAACGTGATAAAGTAGCTTCACGTTTAGCGGACCAAGAGATCAAGTTATCACCCAGAAGGATAAGGTAAACCGACGTTGAACGTCGTGTGTCTAGGTATCCACCCCAATCATCATCGGTATACAAAATAAGAGTTGATGTGGATGAAGGAAGTAGGTGAAGACAAAAATCCACAGTACTCTCTATGTAGCGCAAAATGCGCTTAAGTGCATGCATGTGTTCTTCCCGTGGGTTATGCATGAATAAGCATACATGTTTTACTGCATATGTAATATCGGGTCTTGTGAACGTAAGGTACTGAAATGCGCCAGCCAAATTCCTATAAAGAGATGGATTTTCAAATGGTTTGCTCAAAATAGTACTGAGCTTCGGTTTTGTAACTTCCGGAGTAGGAGATGCCTTACACAATGACTTGCCTGCTCGTTCAATAATCTCTACAGCATAATTCATTTGTGATAAAAATAAACCACCTGCATGACGAGTGATTGCAATGCCCAGAAAATAGCTCAAATGGCTCAATTCCTCCATAGAAAATTTCGATCTAAGACGAGAGGTGATAGACTGACGGAGCTTATTCGAGGAAGCCGTCAAAATTATATCATTGACATACAATAAACGGTAAGCCATAGAAGAACCTCAACGATAACGAAACAACAAATGATCCGAAGTACTTTGATAGAAACCAAGAGTACATACATAGTCCGCAAACCTCTTGTACCACGCCCTTGGAGCCTATTTGAGCCCATAGAAAGATTTCGTCAACAACACACACGATTACGATGATCATGGTCCCGATACCCCAAAGGtttatatatgtaaaatgtCTCCTTGAGTTCCCCATGTAGGAAGGCATTTATGATGTCACGTAGATGGATCTGACAGGCCTTAAAGAGAGCCAAACTGAGAATCGTGTGAATAGTCGCCGATTTGACAGCCGTATTGAAAGTCTCGCCACAATCTATGCCAACCTATTGAGTTCTACCATCATCTACAAGACGGGCTTTATGCCTCTAAAATGAACCATCAAATCTTTCTTTATGAGCAAAAATCCACATAAACTGAATTACATTAACATTTGAAGGATGGGGCACCAACTCCCACGTCTTATTTTCAATAAGAGAATTATATTCGTCATTCATATCAACATTCCAATTCATGTCATAAAGAGCAGACACAAGGTTACGAGGTAGGGGGATTTAGATGCTAATATAAGCAGTTTAAAGGACTTGTCAGGTTTCGAAATCCTATGCTGGCTTCCAATAACCGGACCCGTGGGAAGACGTAAGGGAGTGATTGGAGTGGGGCTAGGAATAGAGTTTGATGGTACAGTGGAAGGAGTAGATGGTCTTGCTGCCGGCTGGGCACGTTGGAACTACTTTCTAGGCTGGTTGTGGTTGTAATTGTGTTAGGAAAAGGTGTAACTAGTGGATTAGGAGAGGCAGTAAAATGATTGTCCAGGTATAGAGATAGCCCATTATCTAGAAATTCATAATAGTGAGGTTGAGGAGTACTGGACTTTGCAAAGGGAAATTGCGTCTCATCCAATATTACGTGACGCTTAATGATGATTTTTCTGGATGACAACTCAAAGCATTAATAGCCACTATGATTTGAAGGATACCCTAAAAAACACAAGGAGTAGATCGGGGGTTGaagtttgtttatgattttagaGGGAATAAGAGGATAAACATAAACATCCAAACACCCGAAGATGAGAATAAGACAGATGTTTTTGATAAAGAATACGATGAGgatattgataatttaaaagattttgaGGAAGGATATTGAGAAGAAAAGTCGCCATCTGCAAAGCATGATGCCAAAAGAAAGTAGGAAGGGGAAACATGGGCCAATAAGGTACGAACAATGTTATTGATCATACGAATTTGTTTTTCAGCTTTACCAGTTTTAAGGGATGTATGAGCACATAGAAGACGAAACGAAAGACTATTTGCTTTACAAAAATCCCAAAAAGGGCCATTATCCAATTCTGTGCCATTATGGCATTGTATATTTTGTCTCGCTCAAATTGTTTTCGAATATAtgtcttgaaaataaaaaatgtggaaaatgtTTTTGATTTGTGCGATAAGGGAAAAGTCCACACAAATTTGGAATAATCATCCACAAACAAGACATAATATCGATGACCTGATGAGCTCAAAACAGGTCATGTCCAAGGATCACTATAGATAAtataaaatggtataaaattgcGAGAATTGGATTCATAAAATGACAACTTAACATATTTTTCCAAAGGAAAAGAATGAGAAATACGAGAgtcttttatttgattaaattcaatcaatttatttttcctaaGAGAGTTCAAAACAGGTGCTTCCGGGTGACCCAAACGATGCCAAATGGATGGTACCAAAGCGGAAAAGGCAGATGGAGAAGTGACTGGAGACGTGATGGCATACAGCTCGCCCCAACTTTCACACCTCATTACAAGTGTCCCAATCTCAAAATCCTTCTCAGAAAACCCACACGAATCAAATTCTACAGAGACAGAGTTATCAGTTGTAAATTTTCTAACTTACACCAAATTTCTAACAAGGTTATGGGCATGATGGACATTGTTTAATTGTAACGGAGGACACTACGAAGATAATTTAGTGTGACCGTAACCATGAATTGGAATTGATTGACCATTAACAACTATTATTCCATGTTGATCATGTTAAAATTAGATGTGAGGTTACCTTGTGCATATGTCATGTGAGAAGTGACACCGGTGTCTATGTACCAATTCACATTCGGAAGAGTGATGCTGAGATTGTGCATGGCGGCTTCAATGTCAGTTGGAGTTGGCTGCCATGTAGACCTGTTGCGTTCTGGTTCAAAGTATACGAGGCTGCTGTTTTGGCTGTAATCTACAATTGGGCCTCGTCGTATTTGATGGATATGGACAATGAGGTATAGTCCGGGGAGCCCACGGTACCATCCACGGCCAAGACTGACCTCCAGACCATGGAGAATTGGTTGGCGGATGCTGAACTGCTGGCCGCTGTCCTCCACTACGGCTGTTGTCGCCTCCCATCTGACCACACCTCCAGCCTTACACCCACCAATGCTACCACCCTTTCTTCTTCATTAACAACCATTGTTGCTGCGATCATTGTTGCGATAGTGGTTCCTCTTCCCACCATTAGTATTGCGTTGTGAAAAGGaattatcaaaaatatcttGTGAGACATTCGAATCACGAGCCACAATTATTGATAATGAGCTCTGTGCCGCCCTTCTGGCAAGGTCGGTCTCTTCAAGAAGAGCATCAAATAGGCCTGATAAATTGGGGTAGAGGAAC
The nucleotide sequence above comes from Solanum pennellii chromosome 9, SPENNV200. Encoded proteins:
- the LOC107030167 gene encoding uncharacterized protein LOC107030167, with the protein product MEAFTSVSTYSQHLKSLSDKLINVGSPVTYNKLVIQLDSGLTEPYKGLFDALLEETDLARRAAQSSLSIIVARDSNVSQDIFDNSFSQRNTNGGKRNHYRNNDRSNNGC